Below is a genomic region from Procambarus clarkii isolate CNS0578487 chromosome 63, FALCON_Pclarkii_2.0, whole genome shotgun sequence.
tcctcttccatctttgagGACTtggcttcctcttccatctttgagGACTTGGCTTCTTCTTCCATCTTTGAGGACTtggcttcctcttccatctttgagGACTtggcttcctcttccatctttgagGACTtggcttcctcttccatctttgagGACCTGGCTTCCTCTTCCATCCTTGAGGACCTGGCTTCCTCCCCCGTCCTTGAGGACCTGGCTTCCTCCCCCATCCTTGAGGACCTGGCTTCCTCCCCCATCCTTGAGGACCTGGCTTCCTCCCCCGTCCTTGAGGACCTGGCTTCCTTACCCATCCTTGAGGACCTGGCTTCCTCCCCCATCCTTGAGGACCTGGCTTCCTCTCCCATCCTTGAGGACCTGGCTTCCTCTCCCATCCTTGAGGACCTGGCTTCCTCTCCCATCCTTGAGGACCTGGCTTCCTCCCCCGTCCTTGAGGACCTGGCTTCCTCACCCGTCCTTGAGGACCTGGCTTCCTCACCC
It encodes:
- the LOC123769620 gene encoding coagulation factor V-like, which gives rise to MAHSPLVGVFVHLLFVFKESLASSSIFEDLASSSIFEDLASSSIFEDLASSSIFEDLASSSIFEDLASSSIFEDLASSSILEDLASSPVLEDLASSPILEDLASSPILEDLASSPVLEDLASLPILEDLASSPILEDLASSPILEDLASSPILEDLASSPILEDLASSPVLEDLASSPVLEDLASSPVLEDLASSPILEDLASSPILEDLASSPILEDLASSPILEDLASSPTCDPVH